One Misgurnus anguillicaudatus chromosome 22, ASM2758022v2, whole genome shotgun sequence DNA segment encodes these proteins:
- the LOC129440157 gene encoding P2Y purinoceptor 4 codes for MNTSNSSNTSHTCSPKPEHISLAVILCLVYLLGLLLNGFSLWVFTCRIRKWNSGAVLQFNLALSDAIITPLTPLMAVYFAMDSNWIFGKFACQLKIAVLTIHFNGSILFLTLISIHRYVTVVHYNRSSLMKKKMFVKKLCGGIWCFLIINGIIYGWLLPVTNVDNHMQCLSIHQTKLKDSYFIINFVIFIFCCILPLSVSVFCYSRLASSVSRINIQSTQGQSVKAKSMKMIGTCLVIFGLCFLPLNVVRTIAVVVKKYYPEKCRLLLGLQTAYYVCYILAGINCCLDPLIYFFGSRDFIKALRRSLRTIGIRQKVNNRSESETLSQSLNRNAIQGVVPRTGISLSQD; via the coding sequence ATGAACACCTCGAACAGCAGCAACACAAGTCACACGTGTTCTCCTAAGCCTGAGCACATTTCTCTTGCTGTAATCCTCTGTCTGGTTTATCTGTTGGGACTTCTGCTTAATGGCTTCAGCCTGTGGGTTTTCACCTGTCGCATTCGCAAGTGGAACTCTGGAGCTGTTTTGCAGTTCAATCTGGCTCTATCTGATGCCATCATCACTCCCCTCACCCCTCTGATGGCAGTATACTTCGCCATGGATAGCAACTGGATTTTTGGAAAATTTGCATGCCAGCTGAAGATCGCCGTCCTGACTATACACTTCAATGGCAGCATCCTCTTCCTCACCCTTATAAGCATTCATCGCTACGTGACTGTGGTGCACTATAATCGCTCATCACTTATGAAAAAAAAGATGTTTGTGAAGAAACTTTGTGGTGGGATCTGGTGTTTTCTAATCATAAATGGCATCATTTACGGATGGCTACTTCCGGTGACTAATGTGGACAACCATATGCAGTGTCTGAGCATTCATCAGACAAAGTTAAAGGACTCatactttattattaattttgtgatttttatctTCTGCTGTATTTTACCCTTATCTGTGTCTGTGTTTTGCTACAGTCGTCTGGCCAGCTCAGTATCCCGTATTAACATTCAGTCTACTCAGGGTCAGTCCGTCAAAGCCAAATCAATGAAGATGATAGGCACCTGTTTGGTCATATTTGGACTCTGTTTTCTTCCTCTAAATGTGGTTCGGACCATAGCAGTGGTTGTGAAAAAGTATTACCCTGAGAAATGCAGACTTCTGTTGGGGTTGCAAACAGCATATTACGTGTGTTATATATTAGCAGGAATCAATTGTTGCTTAGACCCTCTGATCTACTTTTTTGGCTCACGTGATTTCATTAAAGCGTTAAGGAGATCTCTTAGGACAATAGGGATCAGACAGAAAGTTAATAACAGAAGTGAATCAGAGACATTAAGCCAAAGTTTAAACAGAAACGCCATTCAAGGGGTGGTtccccggacagggattagcttaagccaggactag